A stretch of the Panthera uncia isolate 11264 chromosome D1, Puncia_PCG_1.0, whole genome shotgun sequence genome encodes the following:
- the CD6 gene encoding T-cell differentiation antigen CD6 isoform X2, whose amino-acid sequence MAPDMWLFSAVLGLLSAALSGHPSPTPSGQPNTSSTETQPLESGEPLGIRLVNGSSHCSGTVEVWIRKSWEPACGGFWNHNATEAVCRALSCGGAGAAVQPTLTPSELPPGPGAGNASEAPNATLALAPAVLCRGPEWPLCDVVERPCDSDRPAEVTCAENRAVRLVGGSGPCAGRVEMLERGQWGSVCDDTWDLKDAHVVCRQLNCGWAVQALPGLHFAPGQGPIHRDQVNCSGTEDHLWDCPGLPGNGYCGHKEDAGVLCSEHQSWRLTGGADSCEGQVEVHFRGVWSTVCDSEWYSSEAQVLCRTLGCGTVATRLQGLPHSLPGKMYYSCKGEEPTPSDCFWRFNNPYLCRQSRAARVLCSGSRSLLNLSTSEAPASVQPVTVEPTTIQKAEAWKSRELMLFILCIILGILLLGLLISTAFIFLKVKGKYALPIMVNDQHPPTTTPEGINSYQDVPITISKEEVPKLPIQVQALPPKDSDSSSDSDYEHYDFSAQPPVALTTFYNSQRYRVTEEEIQQSRFQMPPLEEGLEEPSASQVPPARAGHYIADTPSLGSQRHPGSNRGSSTSSGEDYCNSPSSRLPLWTPQVFSTERSPFLEQPPNLELAGSQATFSGPSADDSSSTSSGEWYQNFQPPPQPPSTDQFQYPGSPRPQPGSTGNEDYDDIGAS is encoded by the exons GTCACCCGTCTCCAACCCCATCCGGCCAGCCCAACACCAGCAGCACAGAGACCCAGCCCTTGGAGTCAG GAGAGCCGCTCGGGATCCGCCTGGTGAATGGGAGCAGCCACTGCAGCGGGACGGTGGAGGTCTGGATCCGGAAGTCGTGGGAGCCCGCGTGCGGGGGGTTCTGGAACCACAATGCCACTGAGGCCGTGTGCCGCGCGCTGAGCtgcggcggggcgggggcagccGTCCAGCCCACCCTGACGCCCTCAGAGCTGCCGCCTGGTCCAGGCGCGGGGAACGCCAGCGAGGCCCCGAACGCCACACTGGCCCTGGCGCCCGCCGTCCTGTGCAGAGGGCCCGAGTGGCCACTCTGCGACGTGGTGGAGCGTCCGTGCGACAGCGACAGGCCAGCTGAGGTCACCTGCGCAG agaACCGCGCGGTGCGGTTGGTGGGCGGCAGCGGTCCGTGCGCCGGCCGCGTGGAGATGCTAGAGCGCGGCCAGTGGGGGTCGGTGTGCGACGACACGTGGGACCTGAAGGACGCCCACGTGGTGTGCCGGCAGCTGAACTGCGGCTGGGCGGTCCAGGCCCTGCCCGGCCTGCACTTCGCGCCCGGCCAAGGACCCATCCACCGGGACCAGGTGAACTGCTCGGGGACCGAGGACCACCTGTGGGACTGCCCTGGGCTGCCAGGAAACGGCTACTGCGGTCACAAGGAGGACGCCGGCGTGCTGTGCTCAG AGCACCAGTCCTGGCGCCTGACTGGGGGCGCCGACTCCTGCGAGGGGCAGGTGGAAGTACATTTCCGTGGGGTCTGGAGCACAGTGTGTGACAGTGAGTGGTACTCCTCGGAGGCCCAGGTGCTCTGCCGGACCTTGGGCTGTGGGACCGTGGCCACAAGACTCCAGGGGCTGCCCCATTCCCTGCCGGGGAAAATGTACTACTCATGCAAGGGGGAGGAGCCCACCCCCTCCGATTGCTTCTGGAGGTTCAACAACCCCTATCTCTGCAGACAGTCGAGGGCAGCCAGAGTCCTCTGCTCAG GCTCCCGAAGTCTGCTCAATCTGTCCACTTCCGAAGCCCCTGCAAGCGTTCAGCCGGTCACTGTGG AACCTACTACGATCCAGAAAGCAGAAGCCTGGAAATCGCGAGAACTAATGCTTTTCATCCTCTGCATCATTCTGGGAATTCTCCTCCTTGGCTTACTCATCTCCACAGCCTTCATCTTCTTGAAAGTTAAAGGAAAATACG ccctGCCCATTATGGTGAACGACCAgcacccacccaccaccaccccagaGGGGATCAATAGCTATCAAGATGTTCCCATCACCATTTCCAAAGAAGAAG TTCCCAAGCTGCCCATCCAGGTCCAGGCCCTACCCCCCAAGGACTCGGACTCCAGCTCGGACTCAGACTATGAGCATTATGACTTCAGCGCCCAGCCTCCCGTGGCCCTGACCACCTTCTACA ATTCCCAGCGGTACCGGGTCACGGAGGAGGAGATCCAGCAGAGCAGGTTCCAAATGCCTCCCCTGGAGGAAG GACTTGAAGAGCCGAGTGCCTCCCAGGTCCCACCCGCCAGGGCTGGACACTACATCGCAGACACGCCCTCCCTGGGCTCTCAGCGCCACCCAGGAAGCAACAGGGGATCCAGCACGTCCTCCGGGGAGGATTACTGCAACAGCCCCAGTAGCAGGCTACCTCTGTGGACCCCTCAGGTGTTTTCTACAGAGAGGAGCCCCTTCTTGGAGCAGCCCCCGAACTTGGAGCTGGCTGGCTCCCAGGCTACCTTTTCAG GGCCCTCGGCTGACGACAGCTCCAGCACCTCCTCCGGGGAGTGGTACCAGAACTTCCAGCCGCCGCCCCAGCCTCCCTCTACGGACCAGTTTCAGTATCCAG GatcccccaggccccagcctggTTCCACTGGCAATGAGGACTATGACGACATCGGGGCATCCTAG